From Anaerolineales bacterium, a single genomic window includes:
- a CDS encoding YIP1 family protein has translation MTDELTIPEAPVQQPSLPFYEVWNIALRRPTLEAYQRLLQDPQATLGRAVVWLLVVGAISGVLSAASQLVWTRVLSSGALAQFAGSGQTLPQEFGLAGLNMTILLLCGIPIGAISLVLGQMLYFGLVHFTASALGGQGTFGQLLYANTAYYAPVTLISSLLALIPCLACLAMPLAIYSFALQFLAVRAATRLGWGGAIGSVLIVTFLFVLVAIVLVLLLVVPLMDQLQGLYPIA, from the coding sequence ATGACGGATGAACTGACAATCCCCGAAGCTCCAGTTCAGCAACCCTCGCTTCCGTTCTACGAAGTCTGGAATATCGCACTGCGCCGCCCCACGCTTGAAGCGTATCAGCGCCTGCTGCAGGATCCGCAGGCCACCCTGGGCCGGGCCGTGGTTTGGCTGCTAGTGGTGGGCGCGATCTCGGGGGTGCTCAGCGCCGCCAGCCAGCTGGTCTGGACGCGAGTATTGAGCAGCGGGGCGCTGGCGCAGTTCGCCGGTTCCGGACAAACCCTGCCCCAGGAGTTCGGTCTGGCGGGGCTGAATATGACCATTCTGTTGCTGTGCGGCATCCCGATCGGAGCCATCAGCCTGGTGCTGGGCCAGATGCTGTACTTCGGATTGGTCCACTTCACCGCCAGCGCACTTGGCGGGCAGGGGACCTTCGGCCAGCTGTTGTACGCCAACACGGCGTACTATGCTCCGGTCACCCTGATCTCTTCCCTGCTGGCGCTGATACCGTGTCTGGCGTGCCTCGCAATGCCCCTTGCCATCTACTCCTTCGCCCTGCAGTTCCTGGCAGTCCGTGCTGCCACCCGCCTCGGCTGGGGCGGAGCGATTGGCTCGGTCCTGATCGTGACGTTCCTATTCGTGCTGGTCGCCATCGTCCTGGTCTTGCTGCTGGTTGTACCTCTCATGGATCAACTGCAGGGCCTGTACCCGATCGCCTAG